The following are encoded together in the Bacteroidota bacterium genome:
- a CDS encoding MBL fold metallo-hydrolase yields the protein MKVKYFTFNFFGENTYVLYDETGECVIVDPGCYTAEEEMALAGFIEEMQLTPVKLLNTHCHIDHILGNDFVARKYGLELYCHPYEIDWLTQAPHYGLAMYNVRVTPSPQPAGFLEEGDIVTFGNTELQVLFAPGHSVGSIVFYDAASKKAIVGDVIFNRSVGRTDLPGGNTQTLMQSIKTKIYTLPDDTVLYPGHMEPTTVGEEKLYNPFVRG from the coding sequence ATGAAGGTAAAATACTTTACGTTTAATTTTTTTGGTGAGAACACCTACGTGTTGTACGATGAAACGGGTGAGTGTGTGATTGTTGACCCAGGATGTTATACCGCCGAAGAAGAAATGGCTCTTGCGGGGTTTATTGAAGAAATGCAGCTTACCCCTGTTAAATTACTTAATACACATTGCCATATCGACCATATTTTGGGAAATGATTTTGTGGCAAGAAAATACGGACTAGAGCTGTATTGCCATCCATACGAGATAGATTGGTTAACCCAAGCACCCCATTACGGTTTGGCAATGTACAATGTACGGGTAACTCCTTCGCCGCAGCCTGCCGGATTTTTAGAGGAAGGTGATATAGTAACGTTTGGAAATACAGAGCTGCAGGTATTGTTTGCCCCCGGTCACTCGGTGGGTAGTATTGTGTTTTATGATGCAGCGAGTAAAAAGGCAATTGTGGGCGATGTTATTTTTAACCGCAGTGTTGGCCGTACTGATTTACCGGGTGGTAATACCCAAACGCTAATGCAGTCTATCAAAACAAAAATATACACCCTGCCCGATGATACGGTGTTGTACCCCGGTCACATGGAGCCGACGACGGTAGGAGAGGAGAAGTTATACAATCCCTTTGTGAGAGGATAA
- the porV gene encoding type IX secretion system outer membrane channel protein PorV yields MIKKLISGALLLVLAAPAFAQGQFTNRTVITTTVPFLLISTDARSGALGDAGVALTPDANSTHWNPSKYAFIQDKGGVSTGVTPWLRQLVNDVNFLYFTGYGRINSRSTMAASLRYFSLGTINFTDIQGNSLGSFNPNEFAVDVTYATQLSKYFSMGVTGRFIYSNLTGGLQQSGATSNSGVAGAADVSAYYRRSTKIEGKKLEYAFGANISNIGNKITYSTTANRQFIPTNLKIGGYAKYIVDEHNDVGFLLDFNKLLIPSNPVYDRNPNGTAKIGPDGKPIILKGKDPNVPVIQGMLQSFTDAPNGFKEELQEINIGAGVEYWYDKLLAARMGFFYEHPDKGNRKYLTFGVGIKYKVFGIDAAYLAPIQQRHPLQNTLRFTLHFNLDAFKSQNNTETK; encoded by the coding sequence ATGATTAAAAAACTAATCTCCGGAGCTTTGTTACTTGTGCTTGCTGCTCCGGCATTTGCTCAGGGCCAATTTACAAACCGTACTGTTATAACTACCACAGTACCCTTTTTGCTTATAAGTACTGATGCACGTTCGGGTGCATTGGGTGATGCGGGCGTTGCCCTCACCCCCGATGCAAACTCAACCCATTGGAACCCCTCTAAGTATGCTTTTATTCAAGACAAAGGTGGTGTATCAACAGGTGTTACCCCGTGGCTGCGCCAATTGGTAAACGACGTAAACTTCTTGTATTTTACAGGATATGGCCGTATTAACAGCCGAAGCACTATGGCTGCTTCATTGCGCTATTTTTCATTGGGTACTATCAACTTTACTGATATACAGGGTAACTCATTAGGTTCATTCAACCCCAATGAGTTTGCAGTAGATGTAACCTATGCCACCCAGCTTTCAAAATACTTCTCAATGGGTGTAACGGGTCGTTTTATCTACTCAAACCTTACAGGTGGCTTGCAACAAAGCGGTGCTACTTCAAACTCAGGTGTTGCAGGTGCGGCTGACGTATCGGCCTATTACAGGCGCAGTACCAAAATTGAAGGTAAAAAACTTGAGTACGCTTTTGGTGCCAACATTTCTAACATCGGTAACAAAATCACTTATTCAACCACTGCCAACCGTCAATTCATTCCTACAAACCTTAAAATAGGCGGTTATGCTAAGTACATTGTTGACGAACACAATGATGTAGGCTTTTTGCTTGACTTTAATAAATTGTTGATACCCAGCAACCCTGTATATGACCGTAACCCCAACGGTACTGCTAAAATAGGACCTGATGGCAAGCCCATCATCCTAAAAGGTAAAGACCCGAATGTGCCAGTTATTCAAGGTATGTTGCAATCATTTACCGATGCTCCAAACGGTTTTAAAGAAGAACTTCAAGAAATTAACATTGGTGCCGGTGTAGAATATTGGTACGATAAATTGTTGGCGGCCCGTATGGGTTTCTTTTACGAACACCCTGATAAGGGTAACCGTAAATACTTAACCTTTGGTGTGGGTATTAAATACAAGGTGTTTGGTATAGATGCAGCTTACCTTGCTCCAATACAACAACGCCACCCCTTACAAAACACACTTAGGTTTACCTTGCACTTTAACTTGGATGCCTTTAAATCTCAAAACAACACCGAAACCAAATAA
- the porU gene encoding type IX secretion system sortase PorU, which translates to MYLMCVKTSYYTFAIIRYCNITFNALFIKNIVQLASYNMKTLKIQFLLIFIALFLSSAQAQKVFTISQTINWHVVKPAEGQEGKPYITFDNASLQNVASPTPSYSHIFELDYPAKVSAELTAYETAPLLPEELAAINPADAPDKFTPTIYYLTLNRKPAGRLLFIPLVVDNSTGEVKKITSFTITLTATPSLEATTAAAYTWAENSVLASGKWAKVTVAKEGVHRVTVSQLADAGLDANGADITAVRLYGNGGGMLPQSNLGTKNDDLVENPIEVKDFNQNGKFDGNDYLLFYAEGPNVWEFDYTTLKYKHRPHKYADRNYYYITVGAAGGKRIADQAEDAGTPTNTSTTCDVLYFQEKDLENLLESGREWFGEKFDKVLSYDYSFEIPDLDIAQPVKMRSQVIGRTPVNMSVFTTCNGQPVLNHLIDGITFSYEGNYIDTPDTTEGSFFVTGNTLNLRYSLNKPAPTCTAWLNFFEIAARRQMRFNGGGQVIIRDNKNIGGANLTEFVFDDNGQNISIWEVTSPINAQRQTHRKNGQQRRFTLETKKLRTFVAFDDATLLRPEAITAVENQNLHGLRNVEMVIVAHPDFLKAAEKLAEHHKDFDGLNTVVVTPQQVYNEFSSGKQDVSAIRNFLKMFYDRPGQTDSIRYLLMFGDASYDYKDRLAKNTNFVPTYQSRNIHSPVYSYCSDDFFTHMDDSEGEWDENGGPDETSDIGVGRFPVQTAEQAQQMVDKVIRYTNNKSFGSWRNEVCFIADDEDGNEHFKDGQTFSGIVEKDFRNYNTDKIYLDAFKQVSVGNGTRYPDVNKQITRRVTQGALTVNYNGHGGELGLAHEQIIDIPMINAWTNPYNMPLFITATCEFSRFDDPGRTSAGELVLLNPNGGGIALFTTVRLVYQYPNHILNRAVYEKNIFSLHNGRVPRLGDVFRTAKNKELSLNSRNFTLLGDPAVTLAYPSQKVVTTEINGTPANGSVSDTAKALSKVTIKGEVQDHNGNLLTDFNGIVYPIVFDKESKLTTLANDPTSNKLPFGMYKNIIYKGKASVKNGAFEFSFIVPQDISYSKGSSKISYYANTSDIDAHGYYDSLVVIGTEQGAPVDVKGPTVRLFMNDTTFRFGGETNESPTLLALVTDLNGINTTGNGIGRDLTAILDGDRGSMMILNDYYQATLDSYQSGEIRYPLSGLSEGLHSIKVKVWDVYNNSAEGYTEFVVENSEKLAIKRLMNYPNPFTDKTTFYFEHNKQGKELTVDIEIYTLNGQLLKSMNTVIPNASANVDGLEWDIANDYGNNISQGLYLFRVKVRCGNDTVEQTEKMVLIK; encoded by the coding sequence ATGTATCTTATGTGTGTAAAAACGTCATACTATACCTTTGCAATTATACGTTATTGCAACATCACATTTAACGCTTTATTTATAAAAAATATTGTTCAACTTGCAAGTTACAACATGAAGACTTTAAAAATACAGTTTTTGTTAATTTTTATTGCCCTTTTCTTGAGTTCTGCTCAAGCTCAGAAGGTATTTACCATTAGCCAAACTATAAACTGGCATGTGGTGAAACCCGCTGAAGGGCAAGAAGGTAAGCCTTACATAACCTTTGATAACGCAAGTTTGCAAAATGTTGCCTCGCCTACCCCATCGTATTCTCATATCTTTGAGTTGGATTACCCTGCAAAAGTATCGGCAGAACTGACGGCTTATGAAACTGCGCCGTTGTTGCCCGAAGAACTTGCGGCCATCAACCCTGCTGATGCACCTGATAAGTTTACCCCTACTATTTATTATTTAACACTCAACAGAAAACCGGCAGGTCGCTTGCTGTTCATTCCGTTGGTGGTAGATAATAGTACAGGCGAGGTAAAGAAAATCACATCATTTACTATAACGCTCACCGCTACACCTTCATTAGAAGCTACCACTGCGGCTGCTTATACCTGGGCGGAAAACTCAGTGCTGGCAAGCGGAAAATGGGCCAAGGTAACGGTTGCTAAGGAAGGCGTGCACAGGGTTACAGTTTCACAACTGGCCGATGCCGGGTTGGATGCAAACGGTGCTGACATTACTGCTGTTCGTTTATATGGTAACGGCGGCGGTATGCTCCCTCAGTCTAATTTGGGTACTAAAAACGATGATTTGGTTGAGAACCCAATTGAAGTAAAAGATTTTAATCAAAACGGAAAGTTTGACGGAAACGACTACCTGCTGTTTTATGCCGAAGGACCAAACGTATGGGAGTTTGACTATACTACATTAAAGTATAAACACCGCCCGCACAAATATGCTGACCGCAACTACTACTATATAACCGTGGGTGCTGCCGGCGGAAAAAGGATTGCCGACCAAGCTGAAGATGCAGGTACACCAACTAATACCTCTACAACCTGTGATGTGCTTTATTTTCAGGAAAAGGATTTAGAAAACCTTTTAGAATCAGGCAGGGAATGGTTTGGCGAAAAGTTTGATAAGGTACTTTCGTACGACTACTCGTTTGAAATACCCGACCTTGATATTGCCCAACCTGTAAAAATGCGTTCACAAGTTATCGGACGCACTCCCGTTAATATGTCGGTGTTTACCACTTGTAACGGTCAACCGGTATTGAATCACCTTATTGATGGTATTACCTTTAGCTACGAAGGCAACTATATTGATACTCCCGACACTACCGAAGGTTCATTTTTTGTAACCGGTAATACACTTAATCTTCGTTACTCGCTTAATAAACCTGCTCCTACTTGCACTGCATGGCTCAACTTTTTTGAGATTGCTGCACGCCGCCAAATGCGTTTTAACGGTGGAGGGCAAGTTATCATTCGTGACAATAAAAATATAGGCGGTGCTAACCTAACCGAGTTTGTTTTTGACGATAACGGTCAAAACATTTCTATCTGGGAAGTTACCTCACCCATAAATGCTCAACGACAAACCCACAGAAAAAACGGACAACAACGGCGTTTTACCTTAGAAACTAAGAAACTGCGCACGTTTGTTGCCTTTGACGATGCCACCCTTTTACGCCCCGAAGCCATAACTGCTGTTGAAAACCAAAACCTGCACGGGTTGCGCAATGTTGAAATGGTTATTGTTGCCCACCCTGACTTTTTAAAGGCTGCTGAAAAACTGGCTGAACACCACAAAGATTTTGACGGACTGAATACCGTGGTGGTAACTCCACAACAAGTGTATAATGAATTTTCATCGGGGAAGCAGGATGTGAGTGCTATCCGTAACTTTTTGAAAATGTTTTACGACCGTCCCGGCCAAACAGACAGTATCCGTTACTTATTAATGTTCGGTGATGCATCGTACGATTATAAAGACCGATTGGCAAAGAATACCAATTTTGTGCCCACCTACCAAAGCAGAAACATACACAGTCCTGTGTATTCATATTGTTCAGACGATTTCTTTACCCACATGGATGACAGCGAGGGTGAATGGGATGAAAATGGCGGGCCTGATGAAACCAGTGATATTGGAGTAGGAAGGTTCCCCGTACAAACGGCCGAGCAAGCCCAACAAATGGTTGATAAAGTAATACGCTACACCAACAACAAAAGCTTTGGCAGCTGGAGAAATGAAGTGTGTTTTATTGCCGATGATGAAGATGGTAACGAGCACTTTAAAGACGGTCAAACCTTTTCAGGCATTGTAGAAAAAGATTTTCGTAACTATAACACTGATAAGATATACTTAGATGCTTTTAAACAAGTATCTGTAGGAAACGGAACCCGCTACCCCGATGTAAACAAACAAATTACAAGAAGGGTAACCCAAGGGGCATTAACTGTTAATTACAACGGCCACGGTGGCGAGTTAGGCTTGGCCCACGAGCAAATTATAGATATACCTATGATTAATGCTTGGACCAACCCCTACAACATGCCTTTGTTTATTACTGCTACTTGCGAGTTTAGCCGTTTTGACGACCCGGGCAGAACATCGGCAGGAGAATTAGTGCTGCTAAACCCCAACGGTGGCGGTATTGCATTATTTACCACCGTTCGATTGGTTTACCAATACCCCAATCATATTCTTAATAGAGCTGTGTATGAAAAGAACATTTTTTCACTGCACAATGGACGCGTTCCCCGTTTAGGCGACGTGTTTAGAACCGCTAAAAACAAAGAGTTATCACTAAACAGCCGCAATTTTACATTGCTGGGCGACCCTGCTGTTACTTTGGCCTATCCTTCTCAAAAAGTAGTAACGACTGAAATTAACGGCACCCCTGCCAACGGCAGCGTTAGCGATACTGCTAAAGCCCTTTCAAAAGTTACTATTAAAGGTGAAGTACAGGACCACAACGGCAACCTATTAACCGATTTTAACGGCATCGTTTACCCCATCGTTTTTGACAAAGAAAGCAAATTGACAACTCTTGCCAACGACCCTACCAGTAACAAGCTACCCTTTGGTATGTATAAAAACATTATTTACAAAGGAAAAGCCAGTGTGAAAAACGGCGCGTTTGAGTTTAGCTTCATCGTTCCCCAAGACATTTCTTACAGCAAGGGTAGTTCTAAAATAAGCTACTACGCAAACACTTCAGATATTGATGCACACGGATATTACGACAGCCTTGTGGTAATTGGCACTGAACAGGGTGCTCCGGTTGATGTTAAAGGACCTACAGTACGATTGTTTATGAATGACACTACCTTCCGCTTTGGTGGTGAAACCAATGAAAGCCCTACCTTATTGGCTTTGGTTACCGACTTAAACGGAATTAATACCACAGGTAACGGTATAGGCCGTGATTTAACAGCTATATTGGATGGCGACCGTGGCTCTATGATGATTTTGAATGATTACTACCAAGCTACACTTGACAGCTACCAATCAGGCGAAATCCGCTATCCGTTAAGCGGACTGAGCGAAGGTTTGCACAGCATTAAAGTAAAAGTATGGGACGTTTACAATAACTCAGCAGAAGGATATACCGAGTTTGTGGTTGAAAACTCTGAAAAACTGGCTATCAAACGTTTGATGAACTACCCGAACCCCTTTACTGATAAAACCACCTTTTATTTTGAACACAACAAACAAGGTAAAGAGTTGACCGTTGATATAGAGATATACACTTTAAACGGACAATTATTAAAAAGCATGAATACGGTAATACCAAATGCAAGCGCCAATGTTGACGGGCTTGAGTGGGATATAGCCAATGATTATGGCAATAATATTTCACAAGGATTATACTTATTCAGGGTGAAAGTGCGTTGTGGAAACGATACCGTTGAACAAACAGAGAAAATGGTATTAATTAAATAA
- a CDS encoding type IX secretion system membrane protein PorP/SprF, which yields MTQYLLKMFNSVKNFVAVIALMLTAIAANAQDPEFTQFYAAPIYTNPALAGTAACDERQAGGRMVLNYRNQWPSLPGTFRTFAASFDQHVDGMNGGVGLMAMRDVAGDGLLTTTSVSGVYSYMALFGGRKSSKRFALRLAIQAGLMQRAIDFNKLRFSDQILPKKGFVLDTKESFPNNSVSFPNFSAGALIYSGSFYAGVAVHNINEPNQSFFKNTDSGTTLPRRYTVHAGTVIPLKKTKKNQEPEMTISPNILIMTQQKFFQTNIGFYLNKGPFVAGLWFRQTAPNSDALIALVGFRYQQFKFGYSYDITVSSARSAAPGSHEISASVEWCVRSSKRWKRLVCPGF from the coding sequence ATGACCCAATATTTACTTAAAATGTTTAACAGCGTTAAAAATTTTGTTGCCGTGATAGCACTAATGCTTACTGCTATTGCTGCAAACGCACAGGATCCTGAATTTACGCAATTTTACGCAGCCCCCATATACACCAACCCTGCTTTGGCAGGTACTGCTGCTTGCGACGAAAGGCAAGCCGGCGGACGTATGGTGCTTAACTACCGTAACCAATGGCCCAGCTTACCCGGTACCTTCCGTACTTTTGCGGCTTCATTCGACCAACATGTGGACGGAATGAACGGTGGTGTTGGACTTATGGCTATGCGTGATGTGGCCGGTGACGGTTTGCTTACCACTACTTCGGTAAGCGGTGTGTATTCATACATGGCTTTGTTTGGCGGACGTAAAAGCAGCAAAAGGTTTGCTTTGCGTTTAGCTATTCAGGCAGGTTTGATGCAACGTGCCATTGATTTTAACAAATTGCGCTTTAGCGATCAGATTTTACCTAAAAAAGGATTTGTGTTGGATACAAAAGAGTCGTTTCCTAATAACTCAGTATCGTTCCCTAACTTTTCAGCAGGTGCTTTAATTTACTCTGGATCGTTTTATGCCGGTGTAGCAGTACACAATATAAATGAGCCTAACCAATCGTTTTTCAAAAACACCGACAGCGGTACTACATTGCCTCGCCGTTATACCGTGCATGCAGGTACAGTAATTCCGTTGAAGAAAACCAAGAAAAACCAAGAGCCCGAAATGACCATATCTCCCAATATTTTAATTATGACCCAGCAAAAGTTTTTCCAAACTAATATTGGGTTTTATTTAAATAAAGGACCTTTTGTGGCAGGTTTGTGGTTCCGTCAAACAGCACCAAACTCTGATGCTTTGATAGCTTTGGTAGGCTTCCGCTACCAACAATTTAAATTTGGTTATAGCTATGATATTACCGTATCGTCGGCGCGTTCTGCTGCGCCCGGCTCGCACGAAATTTCAGCCTCGGTTGAGTGGTGCGTGCGCAGTTCAAAACGATGGAAAAGATTAGTTTGTCCTGGATTTTAA